In a single window of the Syngnathus typhle isolate RoL2023-S1 ecotype Sweden linkage group LG19, RoL_Styp_1.0, whole genome shotgun sequence genome:
- the LOC133143774 gene encoding elongin-C isoform X2, producing MDGEERTYGGCEGPEAMYVKLISSDGHEFIVKREHALTSGTIKAMLSGPGQFAENETNEVNFREIPSHVLSKVCMYFTYKVRYTNSSTEIPEFPIAPEIALELLMAANFLDC from the exons ATGG ATGGTGAAGAAAGGACCTATGGCGGCTGTGAAGGACCAGAAGCCATGTATGTGAAATTGATATCTTCAGATGGCCATGAGTTCATTGTGAAAAGAGAACATGCGTTGACGTCGGGGACGATCAAGGCTATGCTGAGTGGTCCAG GTCAATTTGCCGAGAATGAAACCAACGAAGTCAACTTCAGGGAGATTCCCTCTCATGTCCTCTCCAAGGTCTGCATGTACTTCACTTACAAGGTCCGCTACACCAACAGCTCCACGGAAATCCCTGAATTCCCCATCGCTCCCGAGATTGCATTGGAACTGCTCATGGCAGCTAATTTCCTGGATTGCTAA
- the ube2wb gene encoding probable ubiquitin-conjugating enzyme E2 W-B isoform X1 translates to MASMQKRLQKELLSLQNDPPPGMTLNEKSVQNTITQWIVDMEGAPGTLYEGEKFQLLFKFSSRYPFDSPQVMFTGDNVPVHPHVYSNGHICLSILTEDWSPALSVQSVCLSIISMLSSCKEKRRPPDNSFYVRTCNKNPKKTKWWYHDDTC, encoded by the exons ATGGCGTCGATGCAG AAACGGCTACAAAAGGAATTATTATCCCTGCAAAATGATCCACCCCCAGGAATGACGCTGAATGAAAAAAGTGTACAGAACACCATAACTCa GTGGATCGTAGACATGGAGGGGGCCCCCGGCACGCTGTACGAAGGGGAAAAATTTCAGTTGCTCTTCAAATTTAGTAGTCGATATCCTTTCGATTCACCTCAG GTAATGTTCACCGGGGACAACGTACCTGTCCACCCTCACGTTTATAGCAACGGTCACATCTGTCTCTCCATCCTGACGGAAGACTGGTCACCAGCCCTCTCGGTGCAATCTGTTTGTCTTAGCATTATTAGCATGTTATCCAGTTGCAAAGAAAAA AGACGACCACCCGACAACTCCTTTTATGTAAGAACGTGTAACAAAAATCCAAAGAAGACAAAATGGTGGTATCACG ATGATACTTGctaa
- the ube2wb gene encoding probable ubiquitin-conjugating enzyme E2 W-B isoform X2 gives MLKRLQKELLSLQNDPPPGMTLNEKSVQNTITQWIVDMEGAPGTLYEGEKFQLLFKFSSRYPFDSPQVMFTGDNVPVHPHVYSNGHICLSILTEDWSPALSVQSVCLSIISMLSSCKEKRRPPDNSFYVRTCNKNPKKTKWWYHDDTC, from the exons ATGCTT AAACGGCTACAAAAGGAATTATTATCCCTGCAAAATGATCCACCCCCAGGAATGACGCTGAATGAAAAAAGTGTACAGAACACCATAACTCa GTGGATCGTAGACATGGAGGGGGCCCCCGGCACGCTGTACGAAGGGGAAAAATTTCAGTTGCTCTTCAAATTTAGTAGTCGATATCCTTTCGATTCACCTCAG GTAATGTTCACCGGGGACAACGTACCTGTCCACCCTCACGTTTATAGCAACGGTCACATCTGTCTCTCCATCCTGACGGAAGACTGGTCACCAGCCCTCTCGGTGCAATCTGTTTGTCTTAGCATTATTAGCATGTTATCCAGTTGCAAAGAAAAA AGACGACCACCCGACAACTCCTTTTATGTAAGAACGTGTAACAAAAATCCAAAGAAGACAAAATGGTGGTATCACG ATGATACTTGctaa
- the LOC133143774 gene encoding elongin-C isoform X1 gives MVVRNFACFKDGEERTYGGCEGPEAMYVKLISSDGHEFIVKREHALTSGTIKAMLSGPGQFAENETNEVNFREIPSHVLSKVCMYFTYKVRYTNSSTEIPEFPIAPEIALELLMAANFLDC, from the exons ATGG TTGTCAGAAACTTTGCCTGTTTTAAAGATGGTGAAGAAAGGACCTATGGCGGCTGTGAAGGACCAGAAGCCATGTATGTGAAATTGATATCTTCAGATGGCCATGAGTTCATTGTGAAAAGAGAACATGCGTTGACGTCGGGGACGATCAAGGCTATGCTGAGTGGTCCAG GTCAATTTGCCGAGAATGAAACCAACGAAGTCAACTTCAGGGAGATTCCCTCTCATGTCCTCTCCAAGGTCTGCATGTACTTCACTTACAAGGTCCGCTACACCAACAGCTCCACGGAAATCCCTGAATTCCCCATCGCTCCCGAGATTGCATTGGAACTGCTCATGGCAGCTAATTTCCTGGATTGCTAA